A single Zonotrichia albicollis isolate bZonAlb1 chromosome 28, bZonAlb1.hap1, whole genome shotgun sequence DNA region contains:
- the PACSIN1 gene encoding protein kinase C and casein kinase substrate in neurons protein 1, whose protein sequence is MSGSYDESASAAEETTDSFWEVGNYKRTVKRIDDGHRLCNDLMNCVHERAKIEKSYAQQLTDWSKRWRQLIEKGPQYGSLEKAWAAIMTEADKVSELHQEVKNSLLNDDFEKVKNWQKDAYHKQIMGGFKEAKEAEDGFRKAQKPWAKKLKELETAKKAYHLACKEEKLAMTREANSKADQSNTPEQQKKLQDKVEKCKQDVQKTQEKYEKVLDELNKCTPQYIESMEQVFEQCQQFEEKRLNFLKEMLLDIKRHLNLAESSSYANVYRELEQTIRMSDAQEDLRWFRSTSGPGMPMNWPQFEEWNPDLTHTITRKEKQKKGEGVALTNASGAGDTGAQAGERGSVSSHDRGQTYSAEWSDDEGSNSFNTSEANGGANPFDEESAGKGVRVRALYDYDGQEQDELSFKAGDELTKLGEEDEQGWCKGRLDNGQLGLYPANYVEAI, encoded by the exons ATGTCGGGTTCCTATGACGAGTCGGCATCGGCCGCCGAGGAGACAACCGACAGCTTCTGGGAG GTGGGGAACTACAAGCGCACGGTGAAGCGGATCGACGATGGGCACCGGCTCTGCAACGACCTCATGAACTGCGTGCACGAGCGGGCCAAGATCGAGAAGTCCTACGCCCAGCAGCTCACCGACTGGTCCAAGAGGTGGAGGCAGCTCATTGAGAAAG GTCCCCAGTAtggcagcctggagaaggcgTGGGCTGCGATCATGACGGAGGCGGACAAAGTGAGCGAGCTGCACCAGGAGGTGAAGAACAGCCTCCTGAACGACGACTTTGAGAAGGTCAAGAACTGGCAGAAGGACGCCTACCACAAGCAGATCATGGGGGGCTTCAAGGAGGCCAAGGAGGCTGAGGATGGCTTCCGGAAAGCCCAGAAGCCCTGGGCCAAGAAGCTCAAGGAG CTGGAGACAGCCAAGAAAGCCTATCACCTGGCGTGCAAGGAGGAGAAGCTGGCGATGACCCGCGAAGCCAACAGCAAGGCAGATCAGTCCAACACTCCTGAGCAGCAGAAGAAGCTCCAGGACAAAGTGGAAAAGTGCAAGCAAGACGTGCAAAAG ACTCAGGAGAAGTACGAGAAGGTGCTGGATGAGCTGAACAAGTGCACCCCACAGTACATCGAGAGCATGGAGCAGGTCtttgagcagtgccagcagtttGAGGAGAAGAGGCTCAACTTCCTCAAGGAGATGCTGCTGGACATCAAGAGGCACCTGAACCTGGCCGAGAGCAGCAG CTACGCCAACGTGTACCGGGAGCTGGAGCAGACCATCCGCATGTCGGACGCGCAGGAGGACCTGCGGTGGTTCCGCAGCACCAGCGGCCCCGGCATGCCCATGAACTGGCCCCAGTTTGAG GAGTGGAACCCAGACCTGACACACACGATAACGCggaaggagaagcagaagaaggGCGAGGGGGTGGCCCTGACCAACGCCAGCGGCGCGGGCGACACAGGGGCTCAGGCGGGCGAGCGTGGGAG cGTGAGCAGCCATGACCGCGGGCAGACCTACAGCGCCGAGTGGTCCGATGACGAGGGCAGCAACTCCTTCAACACCAGCGAGGCCAACGGCGGCGCCAACCCCTTTGACGAGGAGTCGGCGGGGAAGGGCGTGAGGGTGCGGGCTCTGTACGACTACGACgggcaggagcaggatgagCTCAGCTTCAAAGCAG GTGATGAACTAACCAAACTCGGTGAGGAAGACGAGCAGGGGTGGTGCAAAGGGCGCTTGGACAacgggcagctggggctgtacCCCGCCAACTACGTGGAGGCAATCTAA
- the SPDEF gene encoding SAM pointed domain-containing Ets transcription factor, which produces MGSASPGLPALPPGRLSWPDPALLPPPRDPDPRRWGCPESPSPPGTPEQPLPAFCLHYFDMLYPEDTAWAAKGSGEPAPGSGQGGREEARKEPEQCPIIDSQGLGLGTEGDLQDSLHLEEHSLEQVQSMVVGEVLKDIETACKLLNIAADPMDWSPGNVQKWILWTEHQYRLPQIGKSFQELSGKDLCAMSEEQFCQRSPACGDILHAHLDIWKSAAWMKEKAAPGDVRYCGGDTGWADSEVDSSCAGQPIHLWQFLKELLLKPHNYGRFIRWLNKDKGIFKIEDSAQVARLWGIRKNRPAMNYDKLSRSIRQYYKKGIIRKPDISQRLVYQFVHPV; this is translated from the exons atgggcagtgccagccccgggCTGCCCGCTCTGCCCCCCGGCCGCCTCTCCTGGCCGGACCCCGCGCTGCTGCCGCCCCCGCGGGACCCCGACCCCcggcgctggggctgccccgAGAGCCCCagcccccccgggacccccgagcagcccctgccagccttcTGCCTGCACTACTTCGACATGCTCTACCCGGAGGACACGGCCTGGGCCGCCAAGGGCAGCGGGGAACCGGCCCCGGGCAGCGGGCAGGGCGGGCGGGAGGAGGCGAGGAAGGAGCCGGAGCAATGTCCCATCATCGacagccaggggctggggctgggcaccgAGGGGGACCTGCAGGACAGCCTGCACCTGGAGGAGCACTCGCTGGAGCAGGTGCAGAGCATGGTGGTGGGCGAGGTGCTCAAGGACATCGAGACAGCCTGCAAGCTGCTCAACATCGCCGCGG ACCCCATGGACTGGAGCCCCGGCAATGTGCAGAAGTGGATCCTGTGGACGGAGCACCAGTACCGGCTGCCGCAGATCGGGAAGTCCTTCCAGGAGCTGTCGGGAAAGGACCTGTGTGCCATGTCCGAGGAGCAGTTCTGCCAGCGCTCCCCCGCCTGCGGTGACATCCTGCACGCCCACCTCGACATCTGGAAGTCCG CCGCCTGGATGAAGGAGAAGGCTGCCCCCGGAGATGTCAGATACTGCG GAGGTGACACCGGCTGGGCCGACAGCGAGGTGGACTCGTCCTGCGCCGGCCAACCCATCCACCTGTGGCAGTTCctcaaggagctgctgctgaagccGCACAACTACGGCCGCTTCATCCGCTGGCTCAATAAGGACAAAG GCATCTTCAAGATCGAGGACTCGGCGCAGGTGGCGCGGCTGTGGGGCATCCGCAAGAACCGCCCGGCCATGAACTACGACAAGCTGAGCCGCTCCATCCGGCAGTACTACAAGAAAGGGATCATCCGCAAGCCCGACATCTCCCAGCGCCTCGTCTACCAGTTCGTGCACCCGGTGTGA